A genomic region of Maniola hyperantus chromosome 5, iAphHyp1.2, whole genome shotgun sequence contains the following coding sequences:
- the LOC117982205 gene encoding larval cuticle protein 1-like, translating into MKVIIVALAFVAVAASAAIEGTPASILRSEFEQSPEGNYNYGFETSDGTSRNENGELKSVPNEDNKPQDVVVVRGSWTYTDNEGNVETVNYFADETGFHAEGPSIPKAPARR; encoded by the exons ATGAAAGTG atCATTGTCGCCCTTGCCTTCGTGGCCGTTGCTGCCTCCGCCGCCATTGAGGGCACGCCCGCAAGTATCCTCCGCTCCGAATTTGAGCAGAGCCCCGAGGGTAACTACAACTATGG ATTTGAAACCTCAGACGGCACTTCTCGCAACGAAAATGGTGAACTCAAATCGGTTCCGAACGAGGACAACAAACCCCAAGACGTAGTTGTTGTCAGGGGATCTTGGACCTACACCGACAATGAAGGCAATGTTGAAACTGTCAACTACTTCGCTGATGAGACGGGCTTCCACGCGGAGGGACCGTCTATCCCCAAAGCCCCCGCCAGGAGATAA